CACCGAATGCGGGCAGTCCTGCCTGGTCGGGGGTGATGCGTGCGCGCCTCGTGGAGAGGAACTCGCGCACCTCGCTGCGGGTGTCCATGCTCCGACGCTACGCGCTCAGTGACCGTGGAGGGAGGTACTGGCGGTACCGGTGACCGGCCCGCACCCGTTCACAGCGCCGCCGTCACGCCCGGCAGGAGCTTCCCGAGGATCGCCCTCAGCTGTTCGCGCTCCTCGGCGGTGAGCGGATCGAGCACGAGTTCCCGCACCTGTTCGACGTGCACGGGAGCGGCCGTGCGCAGCATCTCCCGCCCCGCCGGAGTCAGGGCGGCAGAGAGGGTGCGCTTGTCGGCGCCGCACGAGGCACGCTCGACCCAGCCTCGCTCCTCGAGCGAGTCGAGCGCGTGGCTCAGACGCGAACGGCTGAGCCCGGCGATGCGGGCGAGCTCGGTCATGGTGACGGCGCCCTCGCCCCGGCCCGCCAGGGTGACGAGGATGGCGTAGCGCGCGTGATTGAGCCCGACCTCTTCCTTCAGTGTGCGATCGAGCACCTGCGGCAGCAGCTGGACGAAGCGGATCACGGGCAGCCACGTGTCCATCTCGGTGTCGTCGAGTCGACGCGGATGCGGCTGCTCCGCCGTCATGGTGTCCTCCTGGACTCTCACGCCGCCGACAGGTCGAGCGTGTGCGCCGTGTGGTCCCGCTTGGCCTGCAGGTAGCGGGAGTTGGACTCCGACAGGTGCACCTCGGTCGGCACCCTCTCGGTCACGCGGATGCCGAGCTCCTCGAGCTGCACGGCCTTGTCGGGGTTGTTGCTCAGCAGACGGATGCCGTCGACCCCGACGGCCTTCAGCATCTGGGCGGCCACGGTGTAGTCGCGCTCGTCCTCGCCGCGGCCCAGGGCGACGTTCGCCTCGTACGTGTCGAGCCCCGCATCCTGCAGGGCGTAGGCGTCGAGCTTGGCGTAGAGGCCGATCCCCCGACCCTCCTGGCGCAGGTACAGCAGGAAGCCGCCCTCGGCGGCGATGCGCTCCACGGCCTCGCGCAGCTGGGGGCCGCAGTCGCAGCGCTCCGACCCGAAGACGTCGCCGGTGAGGCATTCGCTGTGCGGTCGCACGAGCGGGGCATCCCCGCCGTCGGTCGCGCGTTCGATCGCGGCGTTCCAGTCGCCGAGCCCCAGCAGAAGGTGCTCGCGGGCGTCGATCAGTCCGTCGAACGTGACCACGTCGGCGGTCGTGGAGAAGCCGTCGCCGAAGCGCAGCGGCACGCGGACGCGCGTGCGCTCCGTGGCGACCGGAGCGACGGTTGAAGTTTCAATCATGTCGGGTGCAACACGTGCTCCTGCGGAGTATTCCCGGATCTGTGAATCTCGAAGGGGTTCCCTCAGTACCTCCCATCCGAGGCGGAATCGGCGTAGACTGGATGTCACGCGAGAGAAGGAGCATCACGAATGCGCGGAGTAGTCATGCACGCCCCCGGCGACGTCAGAGTCGAGGAGCGGGAGAAGCCCACCATCACCCGACCCACCGACGCCGTGATCCGGATCGCGGCGACCTGCATCTGCGGCTCCGACCTGTGGCCGTACCGCGGTGCGAACGAGGTCGATCATGACCCGATGGGGCACGAGTACGTCGGCGTCGTGGAGGAGATCGGCGCCGAGGTGCAGACGCTGAAGGTCGGCGACTTCGTGGTCGGCTCGTTCATGGCGTCCGACAACACGTGCGAGATCTGCCAGGCGGGCTACCAGTCCCGCTGCGTGCACGTCGTGCCGATGGGCAGATACGGCACGCAGGCCGAGTACGCGCTCATCCCGCACGCCGACGGCACGCTGGTCGTCACACCCGGACAGCCCGATGCCGACCTGATCCACTCGCTGCTCGCCGCATCCGACGTCCTCGGCACGGGCTGGTTCGCGGCCGTCGCCGCCGAGGTCGGACCGGGCAAGACCGTCGCCGTCGTCGGTGACGGTGCCGTGGGGCTCCTCGGCATCCTCGCCGCGCGGGAGCTCGGCGCCGAGCGCATCATCGCGATGAGTCGGCACGCCGATCGGCAGGCGCTGGCGCGCGAGTTCGGCGCGACCGACATCGTCTCCGAGCGTGGAGACGCGGGTGTCGCGCGCATCAAGGAGCTCACGAACGGCCTCGGCGCGCACTCGGTGATCGAGGCGGTCGGCACGCAGGAGTCCATGATGCAGGCGATCCGCTCCACCCGCCCCGGCGGCCATGTCGGCTACGTCGGCATCTCCCACGACGTGGCGATGCCGGGCGACGAGCTGTTCTTCTCCGGCGTGCACCTGCACGGCGGTCCTGCGCCGGTACGCCGCTTCCTCCCCGAGCTGATCCAGCTCATCTGGGACCGGAAGATCGACCCGGGCAAGGTCTTCGACCTGACCCTCCCGTTGGAGGAGGCCGCGGAGGGCTACCGGGCGATGGACGAGCGCCGGGCGACCAAGGTGCTGCTCACGCTCTGACCTCCGGGGGTGCTTCCTGCTTCGCGCGTCGCCGGACGAGCTTCAGCTCGCTCGCGAGGATCCCGAGCACGACGAGCGCCCCGCCGATGAGTGCGGTCGCGGGCAGGCGTTCACCGGCGATGCGTCCGATGACCCCTGCCCACACCGGCTCTCCGGCGTAGATGATGGTCGCGCGGGTGGGTGACACCGACTTCTGCGCCCAGTTCATGGTCAGCTGGATCAGACAGCTCGCCGCCCCCAGCCCGACCGCGCAGCCGACCCAGACCCAGGAGAACTCCGGCACGCCCTCGCCCACCACCGGCATCGTGAGCAGCCCCAGCACTCCCGCGGTCAGCAGCTGCACGACGGTGATGCGTCCGAGGTCGATCTTCCCCGCGAACAGGCTGATCAGGATGATCTCCGCGGCGATCGGCACGGTGCTGATCATGGTCGCGATCTCGCCGGCGCCGAGCGTCAGCGCGAAGGCGTCGGGTCCCGCGATGAACAGCAGCCCGACGAAGGCCAGCCCCGCGCCGACGAACGCCATGGCGGGCGGACGCTTGCGGAACACGGCCCACTGCGCGAGCGGCACCAGCGGCACGTACATCGCGGTGATGAAGGCCGAGGTGCTGCTGTCGATGCTCTGCAGCCCCAGCGTCTGCAGACCGTAGCCGAGGTAGATCATCACGCCGATCGCGACGCCGGCGCCGATGTCGCGCCAGCGGATGCCGTGCAGCACGCGGCGGAAGATCACGACGCTGATGAGCCCTGCGATGAGGAACCGGATGCCGACGAAGAACCAGGGACCCGCGTGCTCCATCGCCCAGTGCACCAGCAGGAACGTGCTGCCCCAGACCGCGGTGATCGCGATGAGCGCGGCCTCCTGCGGACGCAGCCGCATGAAACGCAGACGAGAGGGCATCGTTGGCCCTTTCTCGACGTTGCCGGATAGAGCCTAACGGGCCGCGACCGCCGCACGGATCGTGACGGGAGAAGACGTACGCGCACCGGATGCCGTGGCCGACTCGGTAGCCTCGCAGCATGAGCGACTTCGTGAGTGCCGTCGAGCTGAACGACCTTCTGACCCGGGGAGAGCCGGTGCGCGTGATCGATGTGCGCTGGCGGCTCGACCGTCCCGAGGCGGGGCATGGCGACTACCTCACCGGACACATCCCCGGTGCCGTGTTCGTCGGGCTCGACACCGAGCTGTCCACCCACGGCGAGCCCTCGGAGGGACGGCACCCGCTGCCGTCGACGGCCGCCCTCCAGGAGGCGGCCCGTCGATGGGGCGTGCGAGCCGGTGAAACCGTCGTCGCCTACGACGACTTCAAGAGCATCTCGGCTGCCCGCGCGTGGTGGCTGCTGCGTCAGGGCGGCATCGACGTGCGCGTGCTCGACGGCGGTATCCAGGGCTGGAAGGCCACGGGGTTCGACGTCGCGACCGACGATGTGCGCCCGGAGCCGGGCGACGTCGTGCTCCGCCCGATCGGCGGCGATGCGATCTCGATCGACGAGGCTGCCGCCTTCCCGGCATCCGGCGTGCTGATCGACGCCCGTGCTGCCGATCGGTATCGCGGTGACTCCGAGCCCTACGACCCGGTCGGCGGGCACATCCCCGGCGCGCGCAACCTTCCCGAACCCGTGCACTTCGACGCGCAGGGGCGCATCCTCGATCGAGAGACGATCCTGGCGAGCTTCGCCGAGGTCGGCGTGACCCCGGGGACGACGGTCGCGGCGTACTGCGGTTCCGGTGTGACGGCCGCCCACACGGCGCTGGTCCTGCACGAGGTCGGCATCGACGCGAAGGTCTTCCCCGGATCGTGGAGTCAGTGGTCCAACACCCCTGGCCGTCCGGTCGCGACGGGCGATCAGCCCGGCTGATCCTCGCGGGGACCGTATCCCCAGTGCAGGCTGAGGGTGCCGGGGCCGAACGCCCTGCGCACCAGATGCACCGACGTTCCGCGCGGCGGCGGCAGCGGCGTCACCGTCACGCCGTCCGGCGTCTCGACGTGCTCCTCGCACCAGTCCGGGATGGCATCGGGGTGAAAGCGCGTCCACACCAGCAGCTCTCTGGCCTTCTGAGCCACGGCGTGACCGGTGTCGTGCGTCTGCGGATAGTCGGGCGGATACTCGACCGACCATTCGACCATCGCGGTCTCCGGCGCCGTCAGAGGCACGTCGAGCTCGAACAGCACCCCGTGCACCTCACCGTCCGGGTGGGAGTATCGAGCGGCGATCCTGCCGCCGGACACGGCCGCCAGCTCCGGTGCGGGGGTGCGCACCCCGGGGTTGATCTCCAGGAAGGGGATCGCCGTGATGGTGCCCACCGTGGACTGCACGATGCTGCGCGTGATGCTGGAGGCGATGTTGCCGTCGGCGCCCACATCGGTCACCGAATGGGTCGTGAGCTCGCGCGAGGTGTCGGGATACGAGGCGCCGAGCGCGCGGAAGGCCTCGATCACGGCCAGCTCGAGCTCTTCCTCCTCGATCGGGAACTGGTTAGGGCCGAGCGGCCCCGTGCGGTTCGTCGAGCGGAGCAGTCTGCTCAGGGCGCCGACGTCGAGCCCGAGGAGCTCCTCGATGTCGGAGAGCGCGGCCAGCGACTGCACGCCCTCCGGCCGTCGCGCGCCCGATCGCCAATAGCTCAGCGTCGCCATGGACACGCGATTCCCGCGGGCCTTGAGCTGCCGCTGCAGCCACGACAGCGTCACCGGCTTGGCGTTTATCGCGTCGCGCAGGGCGTTCGCGAAGTCATCGGATTCGGCTCTGCGCGCGTCATCTTCGATATTCATCACAGATCCCCTCCGGTATGTGAAGATCAGCGCCTTAGAGTGAGCATACGACCGCACGCGCGTACCTCAGGGGACCGGGTGGGCATGTGGGGTCACTTGGCCGTCTTCGCAGGCAGGGTGCCCAGTCCTGCGATCACCGGCCTGACGCAGTGATGCCCCCCTTGCTGCGTATGTCGTGAAGCCCGGCAATCGATCTGGGGAGATCAGCCGGGCTTCACGAATCCTCCCTCCGCGCGGCTCCCGGCGTTGCGTCTGCGCAGCCCCGCGTAGACTGGGAGCAATACCCCGGAGGACTCTGGACCGTCATGTCTGCCCCTGCTCGCGCATTCACCATGCGCCACGTGCAATTGCTGCGCGCTCTGTTCGCCGCAGTCGCTGCGCTGATGATCACGTTCTCGTCCGATCACTCGGCACCCGTCGGTCTGTCCGTCTTCAGCGGCTTCGTCCTCATCACCGCCCTCGTGCAGGTGCTCGCGGCCTGGCTGGTCGTTCCCGCAGGGGCGCGCTGGTCGTACGTGCTGCTCGCAGCGGTCGGCATCGTCGCCGGCATGGTGAGCGGCATCCCGGCCTGGCGCTCCGATGATCTGTTCTTCGTCGTCGTGTCGTCCTGGGCGATCGTCAGCGGCGGCATCGAGCTGCTCGCTGGGATCCGGGCTCGTCGCACCGGCGGCATGCTGTCCCGCGACGCGATCTCCGTGGGGGCGCTGGGTGTTCTGCTCGGTGTCGTCCTGCTGCTGATCCCGGCCGGTTTCCTGCAGGAGTACACGATCGACAAGGCCGGCACATTCGTGCTCTCCGGCATCATCCTCGGTGTCGGCATGTTCGGCGGCTATGCGGCGATCGTCGCCGTCTTCCTCGGCATCGCCGGCCTCACGCCGAAGCAGATCGACGCCGCGACCGCGGCATCCGATTCGAACGACAGCGCCGCTCCCGCGGAGCACGGAGGAGAGCGATGAGCGACGAGAAGCCCACCCGCCGGGACATTCTGCGGCCCCTGCACCTGC
The DNA window shown above is from Microbacterium maritypicum and carries:
- a CDS encoding MarR family winged helix-turn-helix transcriptional regulator, whose product is MTAEQPHPRRLDDTEMDTWLPVIRFVQLLPQVLDRTLKEEVGLNHARYAILVTLAGRGEGAVTMTELARIAGLSRSRLSHALDSLEERGWVERASCGADKRTLSAALTPAGREMLRTAAPVHVEQVRELVLDPLTAEEREQLRAILGKLLPGVTAAL
- a CDS encoding GTP cyclohydrolase II — translated: MIETSTVAPVATERTRVRVPLRFGDGFSTTADVVTFDGLIDAREHLLLGLGDWNAAIERATDGGDAPLVRPHSECLTGDVFGSERCDCGPQLREAVERIAAEGGFLLYLRQEGRGIGLYAKLDAYALQDAGLDTYEANVALGRGEDERDYTVAAQMLKAVGVDGIRLLSNNPDKAVQLEELGIRVTERVPTEVHLSESNSRYLQAKRDHTAHTLDLSAA
- a CDS encoding zinc-dependent alcohol dehydrogenase family protein yields the protein MRGVVMHAPGDVRVEEREKPTITRPTDAVIRIAATCICGSDLWPYRGANEVDHDPMGHEYVGVVEEIGAEVQTLKVGDFVVGSFMASDNTCEICQAGYQSRCVHVVPMGRYGTQAEYALIPHADGTLVVTPGQPDADLIHSLLAASDVLGTGWFAAVAAEVGPGKTVAVVGDGAVGLLGILAARELGAERIIAMSRHADRQALAREFGATDIVSERGDAGVARIKELTNGLGAHSVIEAVGTQESMMQAIRSTRPGGHVGYVGISHDVAMPGDELFFSGVHLHGGPAPVRRFLPELIQLIWDRKIDPGKVFDLTLPLEEAAEGYRAMDERRATKVLLTL
- a CDS encoding DMT family transporter; the protein is MPSRLRFMRLRPQEAALIAITAVWGSTFLLVHWAMEHAGPWFFVGIRFLIAGLISVVIFRRVLHGIRWRDIGAGVAIGVMIYLGYGLQTLGLQSIDSSTSAFITAMYVPLVPLAQWAVFRKRPPAMAFVGAGLAFVGLLFIAGPDAFALTLGAGEIATMISTVPIAAEIILISLFAGKIDLGRITVVQLLTAGVLGLLTMPVVGEGVPEFSWVWVGCAVGLGAASCLIQLTMNWAQKSVSPTRATIIYAGEPVWAGVIGRIAGERLPATALIGGALVVLGILASELKLVRRRAKQEAPPEVRA
- a CDS encoding sulfurtransferase, translating into MSDFVSAVELNDLLTRGEPVRVIDVRWRLDRPEAGHGDYLTGHIPGAVFVGLDTELSTHGEPSEGRHPLPSTAALQEAARRWGVRAGETVVAYDDFKSISAARAWWLLRQGGIDVRVLDGGIQGWKATGFDVATDDVRPEPGDVVLRPIGGDAISIDEAAAFPASGVLIDARAADRYRGDSEPYDPVGGHIPGARNLPEPVHFDAQGRILDRETILASFAEVGVTPGTTVAAYCGSGVTAAHTALVLHEVGIDAKVFPGSWSQWSNTPGRPVATGDQPG
- a CDS encoding acyl-CoA synthetase, whose protein sequence is MSAPARAFTMRHVQLLRALFAAVAALMITFSSDHSAPVGLSVFSGFVLITALVQVLAAWLVVPAGARWSYVLLAAVGIVAGMVSGIPAWRSDDLFFVVVSSWAIVSGGIELLAGIRARRTGGMLSRDAISVGALGVLLGVVLLLIPAGFLQEYTIDKAGTFVLSGIILGVGMFGGYAAIVAVFLGIAGLTPKQIDAATAASDSNDSAAPAEHGGER